A section of the Mycoplasmopsis synoviae ATCC 25204 genome encodes:
- a CDS encoding M17 family metallopeptidase encodes MKIQYNQKNESDIVINFVFYDSKKIKDFIIKKNGYLTEDLENKIAYLYIDEKHANIDGLTKVIDSFASSIKRNYQINTESLTSHFDIYDALRILIMRLDFHSSVLFKKSIDDLKEVKKFKPQISLIINTFDEKHVDNYVKKIKTISNSVKSARFLQSMPENFLNSEQLAHYVAKDLKQIPEIQVTVFTKSNIEHLGMNLLLSVNKGSTHEPRVVILEYNGDPESKQKTVFVGKGITFDTGGVNTKGYHTEGMKYDMSGSVVAAFALKALAKLKAKVNAAAIMCITDNRSAGDASLPENVYQSMSKKWVEVVDTDAEGRLVLADGIFYSASVLKATTIVDIATLTGSLKFALGETYSGVWSTSDEKWEKLKEASLTTFEKIWRMPLHEDYHKENKNSKVADLKNYSSKVPCDHNQAAMFLKEFTKGVDFIHCDIAYTAAKDQVAQGVLIPTLVEFALNLKS; translated from the coding sequence ATGAAAATACAATACAATCAAAAAAACGAAAGCGATATTGTTATAAATTTTGTTTTTTATGATTCAAAAAAGATTAAAGATTTTATAATCAAAAAAAACGGATATTTAACAGAAGATTTAGAAAATAAAATCGCTTATCTTTACATCGATGAAAAACATGCCAATATCGATGGTTTAACTAAAGTAATAGATAGCTTTGCCTCTAGCATTAAAAGAAACTATCAAATTAATACCGAATCTTTAACTAGTCATTTTGATATCTATGACGCTTTAAGAATTTTAATAATGCGTCTTGATTTTCATTCAAGCGTATTATTTAAAAAGTCAATCGACGATTTAAAAGAAGTAAAAAAATTCAAACCTCAAATTAGTTTAATTATTAACACCTTTGACGAAAAGCATGTTGATAATTACGTTAAAAAAATTAAAACCATTTCCAATAGCGTTAAAAGCGCAAGGTTTTTACAATCTATGCCTGAGAATTTTTTAAATTCAGAGCAGCTAGCTCACTACGTGGCTAAAGATTTAAAACAAATTCCAGAAATCCAAGTTACGGTATTTACTAAGTCAAATATCGAACACCTTGGAATGAATTTGCTTCTTAGCGTAAATAAAGGATCAACTCACGAACCTAGAGTTGTGATTTTAGAATATAACGGTGATCCAGAAAGTAAGCAAAAAACTGTCTTTGTCGGAAAAGGAATTACCTTTGACACCGGTGGAGTTAATACTAAAGGATATCACACTGAAGGCATGAAATACGATATGTCAGGATCCGTGGTTGCCGCTTTTGCTTTAAAAGCGCTCGCTAAACTTAAAGCAAAAGTAAATGCAGCAGCTATTATGTGCATTACCGATAATAGAAGTGCAGGAGATGCCTCGCTTCCTGAAAACGTATATCAGTCAATGTCTAAAAAATGAGTTGAAGTAGTCGATACCGATGCAGAAGGAAGGCTTGTTTTAGCTGATGGAATATTTTATAGCGCTAGCGTTTTAAAAGCAACCACTATAGTAGATATCGCCACCTTAACTGGAAGCCTAAAATTTGCACTCGGAGAAACTTATTCAGGAGTGTGATCAACTAGCGATGAAAAATGAGAAAAACTAAAAGAAGCTTCGCTAACTACTTTTGAAAAAATCTGAAGAATGCCACTTCATGAAGACTATCATAAAGAAAATAAAAATTCAAAAGTTGCCGATCTTAAAAACTATTCATCAAAAGTTCCATGCGATCATAACCAAGCGGCTATGTTTTTAAAAGAATTTACCAAAGGCGTGGATTTTATTCACTGCGATATAGCCTATACCGCTGCTAAAGATCAAGTAGCGCAGGGAGTTTTAATTCCAACTTTAGTTGAATTTGCATTAAATTTAAAATCTTAA
- a CDS encoding MSC_0624 family F1-like ATPase-associated membrane protein, with amino-acid sequence MKTKIHFVLEKYPLSQIFSLISYFLIFSVSLILLFMFPTIFKETNATAKQDADFSILFLYNNTEFQGLNFLLVFNYLYAFFTVLMTYFFAYRNSNKFLAPSYKYIPYFLAYNLYALIVLIIAFVIKVDSPTMVFKKSFSFIGLLIINQIFEIHDFRLNNYTKKEQALYAFNKTLKYITFVGLYAMFFIFTQETTYQSLFVENKLQNWMLANIFKNELASVMQLAAIILFVIVTVLSSFWAFLVRPNSLSQSKIFLKNVITVLIVISLAIALWYLVSIFLVADPNFKFVEIDPRSTMPAYEVKFVDSYLVNQQINYYIFPAYIGTFFLLTLFVLVISNIKKVARENTRLILYSNVFAIALICAGAVGTNLYVEQKLTTTAVTIAMVVFVLAIVINWMFFTRKPNFSQLLYIAAVLFLVGFIAAYQILSLNLSSIDNFSLATIAFRIKVPEIAMILVTFISIVFMISKIAFWVFNTVNIYRYSKKYSQS; translated from the coding sequence ATGAAAACAAAAATTCACTTTGTTTTAGAAAAATATCCGCTAAGTCAAATTTTTTCTTTAATTAGCTATTTTTTGATTTTTTCAGTTAGTTTAATTTTGCTTTTTATGTTTCCTACAATTTTTAAAGAAACAAATGCAACCGCTAAGCAAGATGCTGACTTTTCAATACTTTTTCTATACAACAACACTGAATTCCAAGGCCTTAATTTCTTACTTGTTTTTAATTACCTATATGCATTTTTTACGGTTTTAATGACCTACTTTTTTGCATATAGAAATTCAAATAAGTTTCTAGCACCTAGCTATAAATATATTCCATATTTCCTAGCTTATAACCTATACGCATTAATTGTTTTAATTATTGCTTTTGTAATTAAGGTTGATAGCCCTACAATGGTTTTTAAAAAATCATTTTCATTTATTGGACTTTTAATAATAAATCAGATCTTTGAGATTCATGATTTTAGGTTAAATAACTACACTAAAAAAGAACAAGCACTTTACGCTTTTAACAAAACACTAAAATACATAACATTTGTAGGGTTATATGCAATGTTTTTTATTTTTACACAAGAAACTACATACCAAAGCTTATTTGTTGAAAATAAACTTCAAAATTGAATGCTTGCCAATATTTTCAAAAATGAGCTAGCTTCAGTAATGCAACTAGCGGCAATTATTTTATTTGTAATAGTTACTGTATTATCTTCATTTTGAGCGTTTTTGGTTCGGCCAAATTCGCTTTCACAAAGTAAAATATTTTTAAAAAATGTAATTACAGTACTAATTGTTATATCGCTAGCAATTGCGCTATGATACTTGGTTTCAATTTTTCTAGTAGCAGATCCTAATTTTAAATTCGTTGAAATTGATCCTAGAAGTACCATGCCTGCATACGAAGTTAAATTTGTCGATTCATATTTAGTAAATCAACAAATCAACTATTACATCTTCCCAGCCTACATTGGGACATTTTTCCTACTTACTTTATTTGTTTTAGTGATATCTAACATTAAAAAGGTAGCTAGAGAAAATACTCGGCTAATTTTATATTCAAATGTTTTTGCTATCGCGCTAATATGCGCCGGGGCGGTAGGAACTAATTTATACGTTGAGCAAAAATTAACCACAACCGCAGTAACTATTGCAATGGTAGTATTTGTTTTAGCTATCGTGATAAATTGAATGTTTTTCACTAGAAAGCCAAACTTTAGCCAGCTGCTATATATCGCTGCAGTGCTATTTTTAGTTGGCTTTATCGCTGCGTATCAAATACTAAGCCTGAATTTATCAAGTATTGATAACTTCTCGCTAGCTACTATTGCATTTAGAATTAAAGTTCCTGAAATTGCCATGATTTTAGTTACTTTTATTTCGATTGTATTTATGATTTCAAAAATTGCATTTTGAGTATTTAATACCGTTAATATTTATCGTTACAGTAAGAAGTATTCACAATCATAA
- a CDS encoding DUF2714 domain-containing protein, producing the protein MFKFKKPLNSKSKKTKEAQYSKEQLKYQDFVYKNYFEILSQAKDSDEKFLSYEQFVNQFYLKLNQKDKISEFNKLWKASYDSFFQKQQVVFDDFVLAWTRNERFSLHDLVPYVSLSEDSNVLSTDLSAKNNDKTNLVFKHLNNFLKDYLFEKLKVIEIFPNVILFLDENSKFKLLFDKSVVENER; encoded by the coding sequence ATGTTTAAATTTAAAAAACCATTAAATTCAAAATCTAAAAAAACAAAAGAAGCTCAATACAGCAAAGAGCAACTTAAATATCAAGATTTTGTTTACAAAAATTATTTCGAAATTCTATCTCAAGCTAAAGATAGCGATGAAAAATTTTTATCATATGAACAATTTGTTAACCAGTTTTATCTAAAGCTAAACCAAAAAGATAAAATCAGTGAATTTAACAAACTTTGAAAAGCTTCATATGATAGCTTCTTCCAAAAACAACAAGTAGTTTTTGATGATTTTGTTTTAGCTTGAACTAGAAACGAACGTTTTAGTTTACACGATCTTGTTCCTTATGTATCTCTTTCTGAAGATAGCAATGTTTTAAGCACAGATTTAAGTGCCAAAAATAACGATAAAACTAACCTTGTATTTAAACATTTAAATAACTTTTTAAAAGATTATTTATTTGAAAAATTAAAAGTAATTGAAATTTTTCCAAATGTAATTTTATTTTTAGATGAAAATTCAAAATTTAAACTTTTATTTGATAAGTCGGTAGTAGAAAATGAACGTTAA
- a CDS encoding MSC_0622 family F1-like ATPase gamma subunit — protein MNVKSLVNKRESYTKIKKIVESDKNITLINILRLSKQNVFYFERSLQAKYYIESLAKRYEIKHSLILQKQLKILSKLSRVKSIWVYITEEEKFATNSYQRHERNMKKSIDFKRDFLVVIGKRANEFATKHKAHVIFSHDKNDVEFLVKILPKFLQNYLKTNGFHNLNFVINSSKLKEAYLSVLPLNKLNFKIERNLQNKVESVDTSKLKIYPEIKEFINSEFESYLTYVSLSLLSESALISEKYKLVALNKTLNDLDEKLRLLNIRIEREKRELEVEQISILFKKKDLLHSSSIKKEGS, from the coding sequence ATGAACGTTAAATCGCTAGTAAATAAAAGAGAAAGCTACACCAAAATCAAAAAGATTGTCGAATCAGATAAAAACATAACTCTTATTAATATCTTAAGACTTTCAAAGCAAAACGTTTTTTACTTTGAAAGATCACTTCAAGCAAAGTATTACATTGAAAGTCTTGCTAAGCGTTATGAGATAAAACATTCTTTAATTTTGCAAAAGCAACTTAAAATTCTCTCTAAACTTTCAAGAGTTAAATCTATTTGAGTTTATATAACCGAAGAAGAAAAATTTGCAACTAACTCATACCAAAGACACGAAAGAAACATGAAAAAGTCAATCGATTTCAAACGCGACTTTTTAGTAGTTATTGGTAAACGTGCAAATGAATTTGCAACTAAACACAAAGCTCACGTAATTTTTAGCCACGATAAAAACGACGTAGAGTTTTTAGTAAAAATTCTTCCAAAGTTTTTACAAAACTATTTAAAAACAAATGGATTTCACAATTTAAATTTTGTAATTAACTCATCAAAATTAAAAGAAGCATATCTAAGCGTTCTGCCGCTTAATAAACTAAACTTTAAAATCGAAAGAAATCTACAAAATAAAGTTGAATCAGTTGATACATCAAAACTTAAAATCTATCCAGAGATCAAAGAATTTATCAACTCTGAATTCGAATCTTATTTAACTTACGTTTCACTTAGTTTGCTTTCAGAATCAGCTTTAATTAGCGAAAAATATAAACTTGTTGCTTTAAATAAAACGCTTAACGATCTAGACGAAAAACTAAGGCTGCTAAATATTAGAATCGAGCGTGAAAAACGTGAACTTGAAGTTGAACAAATTTCAATACTATTTAAGAAAAAAGATCTTCTTCATTCATCATCTATTAAGAAAGAGGGAAGCTAA
- a CDS encoding MSC_0621 family F1-like ATPase epsilon subunit, producing the protein MKDVIKVKFLSQNNVENYLDIVSLKINNGLRDNWSEFKNNSIGSYTKCFFQVTLPSLDVEYFILQNVFISYIDDKITIKYNDHLKAYESVKKMQEFIKNIQKTYKENNKEITYLTSLRDLNSSLVEQAKIDEINDRNFKLKAIINFSLVPKKEVSWK; encoded by the coding sequence ATGAAAGATGTAATTAAAGTAAAATTTCTCTCTCAAAATAACGTTGAAAATTATTTAGATATCGTATCTTTAAAAATCAACAACGGTCTTAGAGATAATTGATCTGAATTTAAAAATAATTCGATAGGAAGCTATACTAAATGCTTTTTCCAAGTAACTCTTCCTAGCTTAGATGTTGAATACTTTATTTTGCAAAACGTTTTCATATCTTATATTGACGATAAAATCACCATTAAATATAACGATCATTTAAAAGCATACGAATCTGTTAAAAAAATGCAAGAATTTATTAAAAATATCCAAAAAACTTATAAAGAAAATAACAAAGAAATAACTTATTTAACTTCTTTAAGAGATTTAAACTCATCACTAGTTGAGCAGGCTAAAATTGATGAAATCAATGATAGAAACTTTAAATTAAAAGCCATTATCAACTTTTCATTGGTTCCTAAAAAAGAGGTCTCATGAAAATAA
- a CDS encoding MSC_0620 family F1-like ATPase-associated subunit, whose product MKIKLKKMLLTSSLLASSTALSIVAISADTNSNANTNNNGTGGGTTPKTPATPPKNADDFDSFKGELDKKVKENVEKLVDDTVTALNNKAKELIEATKSEPNIARDLIAKALYYQKVATYLQTNKAKLVSDKTFDPTYLNALANDKKYNLGNITYEGKEFSNVIIGSNPNDYASALAKDSNSKKEVTEKDKINDISKDDLNSKINDYFKNITDKENENAGDNIFVNKDDLPKLNTDTELTFDKTFDLTTPKNYSSWDDYIKEKLQKRFIIYDISQNQDQNQEQKKQQDNTQQNQNPIPGLPKENEKDLNKNIASQNVPRIAPFINYKYSGFTDYNDILARTGNSAQLFSFDNPINPRFEYRVTEISNFNLDPGYSEFIKQNPTFFDDRGNFPIKVKVEIRDLNDPTKTATYAIGYVKNYGNSTLAREIANQIVQDTYSKFYTALGMKPDQLNFTNVGNAEIAAAAFDLMGVTTGIINEPKYNASYIDLLVRLGSSVKLEENEDLKTAAKRYENTPFGKAVQTLFLSAIKTSNINNSAYWTFFSTRLESVFAQLSFNINNSNSGSTNRDKIREFFAKNPNYSVETFDKAMQSLNSRIQYFKGLAGNPTFDESAQYNTMMEQLTIIMEQIRNMTTILTDVLQSQAPSDQKKFQAAYEKLNILPIESGQNNKIVLASIGSILMLISIGLFILSIFLQNFKRRKWLSDKTNKIALTWSITSVTFIIAIALIVFAILGGI is encoded by the coding sequence ATGAAAATAAAACTTAAAAAAATGCTTTTAACTTCAAGCCTTCTTGCTAGTTCTACTGCTCTATCAATAGTTGCTATATCAGCTGATACCAACAGTAATGCAAATACCAACAATAACGGAACCGGTGGCGGAACTACCCCAAAAACTCCTGCAACTCCACCAAAAAATGCAGATGACTTTGATAGCTTTAAAGGTGAGCTAGACAAAAAGGTTAAAGAAAATGTTGAAAAGCTAGTAGATGATACCGTTACTGCGTTAAATAACAAAGCTAAAGAATTAATCGAAGCTACTAAAAGCGAACCAAATATCGCTAGAGATTTAATCGCTAAAGCACTTTACTATCAAAAAGTAGCAACGTACTTGCAAACCAATAAAGCAAAGCTAGTTAGTGATAAAACCTTTGATCCTACTTATCTAAACGCATTAGCTAATGATAAAAAATATAACCTTGGAAATATAACCTACGAAGGTAAAGAATTTTCAAATGTTATTATTGGATCAAATCCAAATGACTATGCTTCAGCTCTGGCCAAAGATAGTAATTCTAAAAAAGAAGTTACTGAAAAAGATAAAATCAATGACATTAGCAAAGATGATCTAAATTCAAAAATTAATGATTATTTCAAAAATATAACCGACAAGGAAAACGAAAACGCCGGGGATAATATTTTTGTTAATAAAGATGATCTTCCAAAACTCAATACAGACACTGAGCTAACCTTTGATAAAACTTTTGATTTAACTACTCCTAAAAACTATTCAAGCTGAGATGACTATATTAAAGAAAAACTTCAAAAAAGATTTATCATCTACGATATTAGTCAAAACCAAGATCAAAATCAAGAACAAAAAAAACAGCAAGATAACACTCAACAAAATCAAAATCCAATTCCTGGACTTCCAAAAGAAAATGAAAAAGATCTAAATAAAAATATCGCTTCACAAAACGTTCCTCGTATAGCTCCTTTTATTAATTATAAATATTCAGGATTTACCGACTATAATGACATTTTAGCTAGAACTGGAAACTCTGCTCAATTATTTTCATTTGACAATCCAATTAACCCTAGATTCGAATATAGAGTGACTGAAATATCAAACTTTAATTTAGATCCAGGATATAGCGAATTTATTAAACAAAACCCAACCTTCTTTGATGATAGGGGAAACTTCCCAATTAAAGTTAAAGTTGAAATTCGTGATTTAAATGACCCAACTAAAACTGCTACCTATGCAATAGGATACGTTAAAAACTACGGTAATTCAACTCTAGCTAGAGAAATAGCTAACCAAATAGTTCAAGATACATATTCTAAATTTTATACCGCTCTAGGAATGAAACCTGACCAGCTAAACTTTACAAACGTAGGTAACGCTGAAATCGCGGCAGCTGCCTTTGATTTAATGGGAGTAACCACAGGAATCATTAACGAGCCAAAATATAACGCATCATATATTGATCTGTTAGTTAGATTAGGCTCAAGCGTTAAATTAGAAGAAAATGAAGATTTAAAAACTGCCGCTAAAAGATATGAAAACACTCCTTTTGGAAAAGCAGTTCAAACCTTATTTTTAAGTGCTATTAAAACTTCAAATATTAATAACAGCGCATATTGAACCTTTTTCTCAACCAGGCTAGAAAGCGTATTTGCGCAGCTAAGCTTTAATATTAATAATTCAAATTCAGGTTCAACTAATAGAGACAAAATTAGAGAATTCTTTGCTAAAAATCCAAATTATTCAGTTGAAACGTTTGACAAAGCAATGCAAAGCCTTAATAGTAGAATCCAATACTTTAAAGGCCTTGCTGGAAATCCTACTTTTGATGAATCTGCTCAATACAACACCATGATGGAACAACTTACCATTATCATGGAACAAATCAGAAACATGACAACAATTTTAACTGACGTACTTCAAAGTCAAGCTCCAAGCGATCAGAAAAAATTTCAAGCCGCATACGAAAAGTTAAATATACTCCCAATTGAAAGTGGGCAAAATAATAAAATCGTGCTGGCATCTATTGGAAGTATATTAATGCTTATTTCTATCGGACTATTTATTCTTTCAATATTCTTACAAAACTTCAAAAGACGTAAATGATTGAGTGATAAAACCAATAAAATCGCACTTACTTGATCAATTACATCTGTTACATTTATAATTGCAATTGCTTTAATTGTGTTTGCAATTTTAGGAGGAATTTAA
- a CDS encoding MSC_0619 family F1-like ATPase alpha subunit, with protein MTTNNNPTISAIFDYVVEIKGQLDYHQNQIFYLKSNPNLKLLLISATKDKAYCLASGTFNDFHINSEVVPQSHEFQVATSKEFFGKIIDIQNNIYPHKAKASLNKSKYYSSLSTPFNNPKELLNYQPLKKQLLTGYVVVDLLIPIGRGQRQLIIGDRKTGKTFLALNTIINQKNQGVKCIYVAIGQQHAQLTSTYQLLKENGALDHTIIINAPADSPYEQYLAPYVAMAHAENIAKDEDVLVIFDDLTTHANIYREIALLTNKPVGKEAFPGDMFFAHSRLLERSGRFVGKKSITALPILQTVDNDISSLIASNIISITDGQLVTNANIFQSGQLPAIDTELSVSRIGAAVQEKNMAKTSKEIGKIYKAYKRQAKLSSLKYDLNDETNALIVDGQLVEGIFSQKGVSFYNQKTIFLTSKLLAWGLLRNVSNIAEVLKFIEVLVETNQSFKDAFDSIDGKNSENVDESLVRDYFAFALLQYAEYKNYNWKITLDRKFDQLTKAQIMEIEARMENY; from the coding sequence ATGACAACTAATAACAATCCTACAATTTCAGCAATCTTTGATTACGTTGTTGAAATCAAAGGGCAATTAGATTATCACCAAAATCAAATCTTTTATTTAAAAAGTAATCCAAATCTTAAGCTTCTTTTAATATCAGCTACAAAAGATAAAGCATATTGCCTTGCTTCTGGAACTTTTAATGATTTTCATATTAATTCTGAAGTTGTGCCACAAAGCCATGAATTTCAAGTTGCAACTTCAAAAGAATTCTTTGGAAAAATAATTGATATTCAAAATAATATTTATCCACACAAAGCTAAAGCATCTCTTAATAAAAGTAAATATTATTCAAGTTTATCAACTCCATTTAACAATCCCAAAGAACTTCTAAACTACCAACCACTTAAAAAACAGCTTTTAACTGGCTACGTTGTAGTTGATTTACTTATTCCAATTGGAAGAGGACAAAGACAGCTAATAATTGGTGATAGAAAAACCGGTAAAACTTTCTTAGCTTTAAACACTATAATTAACCAAAAAAATCAAGGCGTAAAATGTATCTACGTTGCAATCGGACAACAACACGCTCAGCTAACTAGCACTTATCAACTGCTTAAAGAAAATGGAGCGCTAGATCACACTATTATTATTAACGCGCCAGCGGATTCTCCTTATGAACAATACCTAGCTCCTTACGTTGCTATGGCTCACGCTGAAAATATTGCAAAAGATGAAGACGTTTTAGTTATCTTTGATGATTTAACTACACATGCAAATATTTATCGTGAAATAGCTCTTCTTACCAATAAACCTGTTGGTAAAGAGGCCTTTCCTGGAGATATGTTCTTCGCTCACTCTAGGCTGTTAGAACGTAGTGGAAGATTCGTAGGTAAAAAATCAATTACCGCGCTTCCTATTCTACAAACCGTTGATAATGATATTTCATCACTGATTGCATCAAATATTATTTCTATTACCGATGGTCAATTAGTAACAAATGCTAATATTTTCCAATCAGGACAACTTCCTGCTATTGATACCGAGCTATCAGTTTCTCGTATTGGTGCTGCCGTGCAAGAGAAAAACATGGCTAAAACTTCAAAAGAAATTGGAAAAATTTATAAAGCTTACAAACGTCAAGCAAAACTTTCATCACTTAAATATGATTTAAATGATGAAACCAACGCACTAATTGTTGATGGTCAATTAGTTGAAGGAATTTTTTCTCAAAAAGGTGTTTCATTTTACAACCAAAAAACTATCTTTTTAACATCAAAACTTTTAGCGTGAGGACTTCTTAGAAACGTAAGCAATATCGCTGAAGTTTTAAAATTCATTGAAGTTTTAGTTGAAACCAACCAAAGCTTTAAAGATGCCTTTGATTCAATTGATGGTAAAAATAGTGAAAACGTAGATGAAAGCTTAGTAAGAGATTATTTTGCTTTTGCTCTTCTACAATATGCTGAATATAAAAACTACAACTGAAAAATTACTTTAGATAGAAAATTTGATCAACTAACAAAAGCTCAAATTATGGAAATTGAAGCTAGAATGGAGAATTACTAA
- a CDS encoding MSC_0618 family F1-like ATPase beta subunit, with product MAKITKIWTDVVEVAFAKNEELPKINTILYSKETGSHLMVKKIVNDFELYAVLISTMKPLYVGQDLQNTKKSFMVPVGEESKNHIFDVNGNSLTNPEAKLKRVEMDSTIYANSNFTTKPQILETGIKAIDFFIPVLSGAKIGLFGGAGVGKTVLMKEVIFTLSKKDKKTTSIFIGAGERSREAIELYDELKFSNLMKNSIIFVSRMNELAGSRMSIVPIGVTAAEYLRDTQKENVLLFIDNIFRFLQAGNEMSASLDKKPSLGGYQATLNTDISYVENRIFTNENGTITSFQTVFLPMDDLSDPSAVAIFKHLNGSLVLSREITAKNIFPAIDPLASSSDSVDERIIGKEHYNAIVEAKKILQRYKELEDVILILGIDELDEEAKVVVKKALQLQNFFSQNFFMTEHFTHEKGVFVSLKETVNSVVRIINGEFLNVEPRKFLYIGSVDEIDTTDARNFAKQSSTTEVAKA from the coding sequence ATGGCAAAAATAACTAAAATTTGAACCGATGTTGTTGAAGTTGCTTTTGCAAAAAACGAAGAACTTCCTAAAATTAATACAATTTTATATTCAAAAGAAACCGGCAGCCATTTAATGGTTAAAAAAATCGTAAATGACTTTGAATTATACGCAGTTTTAATTTCAACTATGAAACCACTTTATGTTGGGCAAGACTTGCAAAATACTAAAAAATCATTTATGGTTCCAGTTGGAGAAGAATCAAAAAACCACATCTTTGATGTTAATGGTAATTCGTTAACTAATCCTGAAGCTAAGCTTAAAAGAGTTGAAATGGATTCAACTATTTATGCAAATAGTAATTTCACTACCAAGCCTCAAATTCTAGAAACTGGAATTAAAGCTATTGACTTTTTCATTCCAGTTTTATCTGGAGCTAAAATAGGACTTTTTGGTGGAGCTGGAGTTGGTAAAACTGTTTTAATGAAAGAAGTTATATTTACTCTTTCTAAAAAAGATAAAAAAACAACTTCAATTTTCATCGGAGCTGGAGAACGTTCAAGAGAAGCGATTGAGCTTTACGACGAGCTTAAGTTTTCAAATTTAATGAAAAACTCAATTATCTTTGTTTCTCGTATGAACGAACTTGCTGGATCACGTATGAGCATAGTGCCTATTGGAGTTACCGCAGCTGAGTATTTAAGAGATACACAAAAAGAAAATGTTTTACTATTTATTGATAACATTTTCAGATTTCTTCAAGCCGGAAATGAAATGTCAGCCTCGCTTGATAAAAAACCATCTCTTGGAGGATACCAAGCTACACTTAATACCGATATTTCATATGTAGAAAATAGAATTTTTACAAATGAAAATGGAACTATAACCTCATTCCAAACAGTATTTTTACCAATGGATGATTTATCAGACCCTTCTGCTGTCGCTATCTTTAAGCACTTAAATGGATCGCTAGTATTAAGCCGTGAAATTACTGCTAAAAATATCTTCCCAGCGATTGATCCTCTAGCTTCTTCATCAGATAGTGTTGATGAAAGAATAATCGGAAAAGAACACTACAATGCAATTGTAGAAGCTAAGAAAATTCTTCAAAGATATAAAGAACTTGAAGACGTTATTTTAATTCTAGGAATTGATGAACTTGACGAAGAAGCTAAAGTTGTTGTTAAAAAAGCGCTTCAACTTCAAAACTTCTTCTCACAAAACTTTTTCATGACAGAACATTTCACTCATGAAAAAGGAGTATTTGTTTCTTTAAAAGAAACAGTTAATTCTGTGGTTAGAATTATCAATGGTGAATTTTTAAACGTTGAACCAAGAAAATTCCTTTACATTGGTTCAGTAGATGAAATCGATACCACTGATGCTAGAAACTTTGCAAAACAAAGTTCAACTACCGAAGTAGCTAAAGCTTAA